In Zingiber officinale cultivar Zhangliang chromosome 6A, Zo_v1.1, whole genome shotgun sequence, a single genomic region encodes these proteins:
- the LOC121994236 gene encoding 3-oxoacyl-[acyl-carrier-protein] reductase FabG-like: protein MGSGGKLEGKVVMVTGASSGIGRELCLSLARAGCLVVAAARRANYLKTLCEEITASRQGNLTAAAAVVLDVSSEEALVAAAVRRAWDAFGRIDGLVNNAGIRGGVHASVDWPKGEWDDVIRTNLTGTWLVSKHVCRLMRDAKVKGSVINVSSINGLLIGSRVPGATAYDASKTAVHALTQTMALDMGGYNIRVNAIAPGLFESEMTASLVSKPWLSRVAEKIVPLRTFGMNMTDPAITMLVQYLLQDSSNYITGNVFIIDGGTTLPGVPIFSSL from the exons ATGGGGAGCGGAGGGAAGCTGGAGGGAAAGGTGGTGATGGTCACCGGTGCCTCGTCGGGCATTGGCCGCGAACTCTGTCTTAGTCTTGCCAGAGCCGGCTGTCTTGTCGTCGCCGCCGCACGGCGGGCCAACTACCTCAAGACCCTCTGTGAGGAGATCACCGCGTCCAGACAGGGAAACCTGACTGCTGCCGCGGCAGTAGTGCTGGACGTTAGCTCCGAGGAGGCGCTCGTTGCGGCCGCTGTGCGGAGGGCGTGGGACGCATTCGGGCGGATCGATGGGTTGGTCAATAACGCCGGAATTCGAG GAGGTGTGCATGCATCGGTAGATTGGCCAAAGGGAGAATGGGACGACGTCATCAGAACCAATCTGACCGGTACATGGTTAGTTTCTAAACACGTGTGCAGGCTGATGCGCGACGCCAAGGTGAAAGGATCCGTCATCAACGTTTCATCCATCAACGGTCTCCTAATTGGCTCTCGTGTTCCAGGAGCGACCGCTTATGATGCTTCCAAAACAGCTGTTCATGCACTCACTCAG ACGATGGCATTGGATATGGGCGGTTACAATATTCGGGTGAACGCGATCGCTCCTGGACTGTTCGAATCGGAGATGACAGCTTCCCTAGTGTCGAAGCCATGGCTGAGTAGAGTGGCAGAGAAAATAGTCCCGTTGAGAACGTTCGGCATGAACATGACAGATCCAGCAATAACGATGCTCGTCCAGTACCTGCTTCAGGATTCGTCGAACTACATCACGGGCAATGTTTTCATCATCGATGGGGGTACCACTCTCCCAGGAGTCCCCATCTTCTCCTCGCTCTGA